CGCAGCGCGGCGATGTCGACGTTCACTGTTCGTCCTCCTCCGGGGCGTGCGTGAACTCGACCACGACGGTCGCCTTCGTGACCTCGGCGTACGGCACCCGGCCGAGACCGTCGACGTCGGCGCCCTCGTCGTCGGCGGCCGTCACCCGCCCGGTCGCGCGCGAGCCGTCGGAACGCCGCACGTCCACCAGGCGGCCGACGTTGCGGCGCCAGTGGCGGGGCAGGGTCAGCGGCCGGTCGACGCCCGGCGAGGTGACCTCGAGGACGTACGCGCCGGTGAACGGGTCGGCCTCGTCCAGCGCGGCGGACACGACGCGGGTGGCGTCGGCGACGTCGTCCAGGGAGATCCCGCCGTCGCGATCGACCACGACCTGGACGAGCTGGCGCTTGCCGGCGGCGCGGACGGCGACGTCCTCGACGTCGAAGCCAGCCTCGGCGAGCGGGGGTGCGATCGCGGCCCGGACCC
The genomic region above belongs to Mycobacteriales bacterium and contains:
- the rimP gene encoding ribosome maturation factor RimP — protein: MSGAVATRVRAAIAPPLAEAGFDVEDVAVRAAGKRQLVQVVVDRDGGISLDDVADATRVVSAALDEADPFTGAYVLEVTSPGVDRPLTLPRHWRRNVGRLVDVRRSDGSRATGRVTAADDEGADVDGLGRVPYAEVTKATVVVEFTHAPEEDEQ